The proteins below come from a single Saccharophagus degradans 2-40 genomic window:
- a CDS encoding ribonucleoside-diphosphate reductase subunit alpha, translated as MQTTETENTGKPQGSPIADNASSSSTINATAPGQLRVIKRNGTVVPYTDDKISVAMTKAFLAVEGGTAAASRRIHETVEGLTAQISATFKRRMPSGGTIHIEEIQDQVELTLMRAGEHKVARDYVIYRAKRAEQRTPAVNVEDVNFSDFPEINVVDHNGDRHPLDIDRIKTVVAEACAGLKDVDADAILKEAMRSLYDGVSLTDLNTALVISARTLVEKEPNYTYATSRLLMDKLRAEALSFLGIAEEATQAEMETLYAKTLPAYIEKGIELDLISPDLASYDLNMLGNALIAERDLQFTYLGLQTLYDRYFLHSNDVRIELPQIFFMRVAMGLAANEENKNERAVEFYRLLSSFDYMSSTPTLFNAGTLRPQLSSCYLTTVPDDLHGIYGAMQDNAMLSKWAGGLGNDWTPVRGLGAYIKGTNGKSQGVVPFLKVANDTAVAVNQGGKRKGAVCAYLETWHMDIEEFLELRKNTGDDRRRTHDMNTANWVPDLFMKRVFEEKEWTLFSPNDVPDLHDLFGRAFEDRYEEYERQAAAGKIRVHKKVRALDLWRKMLGMLFETGHPWITFKDACNLRSPQQHAGVVHSSNLCTEITLNTKANEEIAVCNLGSINLAQHIVDGKLDEEKLAQTVKTAVRMLDNVIDINYYAVESARTSNMRHRPVGLGLMGFQDALYKMNISYSSDDAVTFADRSMEAISYHAIKASSELAKERGSYSTFDGSLWSKGILPLDSLDLLIENRGEKFIKVDKSSTHDWDTLRETVKTQGMRNSNVMAIAPTATIANITGVSQSIEPTYQNLYVKSNLSGEFTVVNPYLVHDLKERGLWDSVMVNDLKYYEGSLQKIDRIPEDLKALYSTAFEVEPRWIVEAASRRQKWIDQAQSLNLYIAGANGKKLDITYRMAWYSGLKTTYYLRALSATTTEKSTVTSGTLNAVSSGGGASQSAAAAAEPAPAAVPLACSLDDPDCEACQ; from the coding sequence ATGCAAACAACTGAAACGGAAAACACAGGTAAACCTCAGGGCTCCCCTATAGCAGACAATGCTTCTTCCTCTTCTACCATCAACGCTACAGCACCAGGCCAACTGCGCGTTATTAAACGTAACGGCACCGTTGTACCCTATACAGACGACAAGATCTCTGTAGCTATGACCAAAGCCTTTTTGGCGGTTGAAGGTGGCACCGCTGCTGCTTCACGTCGTATTCACGAAACAGTAGAAGGGTTGACCGCTCAGATTTCCGCGACGTTCAAGCGCCGCATGCCCTCGGGTGGCACCATCCACATTGAAGAAATTCAAGACCAAGTTGAACTTACATTAATGCGTGCGGGCGAACACAAAGTTGCGCGTGACTACGTTATTTACCGTGCTAAACGTGCCGAGCAACGTACCCCTGCCGTTAACGTAGAAGATGTAAACTTTAGCGATTTCCCCGAAATTAATGTTGTAGACCACAACGGCGATCGTCACCCTCTCGATATCGACCGTATTAAAACCGTTGTTGCAGAAGCGTGTGCAGGCCTTAAAGATGTGGATGCAGACGCTATATTAAAAGAAGCCATGCGCAGCCTGTACGACGGCGTATCGCTTACTGATCTGAACACCGCGTTGGTTATTTCTGCGCGTACTCTTGTTGAAAAAGAGCCTAACTACACTTACGCAACATCGCGCCTATTAATGGACAAGTTGCGTGCTGAGGCACTTAGCTTTTTGGGTATAGCTGAAGAAGCAACTCAAGCCGAAATGGAAACCCTGTACGCTAAAACGCTACCAGCTTACATTGAAAAAGGTATAGAGCTAGACCTCATCTCACCTGATCTAGCCTCTTACGACCTTAACATGCTTGGCAATGCACTTATCGCTGAGCGCGACTTGCAGTTCACATACTTGGGTTTACAAACCCTTTACGACCGTTACTTCCTGCACAGCAATGACGTTCGTATAGAATTGCCACAAATATTCTTTATGCGCGTAGCAATGGGCTTAGCGGCTAACGAAGAGAACAAAAACGAGCGCGCGGTAGAATTCTATCGTCTATTAAGCTCCTTCGATTACATGAGCTCTACCCCAACCCTATTTAACGCAGGCACATTGCGTCCTCAGCTATCATCTTGTTACTTAACCACAGTACCCGATGACCTACACGGCATTTACGGTGCGATGCAAGATAACGCCATGCTCTCTAAATGGGCTGGTGGTTTAGGTAACGATTGGACACCTGTACGCGGTTTAGGTGCGTACATTAAAGGCACCAACGGTAAATCTCAGGGTGTTGTGCCTTTTCTTAAGGTAGCCAACGACACAGCGGTAGCGGTAAACCAAGGTGGCAAGCGTAAAGGTGCAGTATGTGCGTACTTAGAAACGTGGCACATGGATATAGAAGAGTTCTTAGAGCTGCGTAAAAACACCGGTGATGACCGTCGCCGTACCCACGATATGAACACCGCTAACTGGGTACCCGATCTATTCATGAAGCGCGTATTTGAAGAGAAAGAATGGACCCTTTTCTCGCCAAACGACGTACCCGACTTGCACGACCTATTTGGTAGAGCATTCGAAGACCGTTACGAAGAATACGAGCGTCAAGCAGCAGCGGGTAAAATTCGTGTACACAAAAAAGTGCGCGCCTTAGACTTATGGCGCAAAATGCTAGGCATGCTGTTCGAAACAGGCCACCCTTGGATTACCTTTAAAGACGCCTGTAACCTGCGCAGCCCACAACAACACGCCGGTGTGGTTCACTCTTCTAATTTGTGTACCGAAATTACTCTCAACACCAAGGCTAACGAAGAAATTGCAGTATGTAACCTAGGCTCTATTAACTTGGCGCAACACATTGTTGACGGCAAGCTGGATGAAGAGAAGCTTGCGCAAACGGTAAAAACTGCAGTGCGCATGCTAGATAACGTAATTGACATTAACTACTACGCAGTGGAAAGTGCGCGCACCTCTAACATGCGCCATCGCCCAGTTGGCTTAGGCCTTATGGGCTTCCAAGACGCGCTATACAAAATGAATATCTCCTATAGCAGCGACGACGCCGTTACCTTCGCCGACCGCTCTATGGAAGCTATCAGCTACCATGCTATTAAAGCGTCTAGCGAATTAGCCAAAGAGCGCGGCAGCTACTCTACTTTTGATGGGTCTTTATGGAGCAAAGGTATTCTGCCTTTAGATTCCCTCGACCTATTAATAGAAAACCGTGGCGAGAAATTCATTAAAGTTGATAAGTCGTCTACCCACGACTGGGATACCCTACGCGAAACTGTTAAAACTCAGGGTATGCGCAACTCTAACGTAATGGCAATTGCACCTACAGCTACCATTGCCAACATTACTGGTGTGTCGCAATCTATCGAACCTACTTACCAAAACCTCTATGTAAAATCGAACCTTTCCGGCGAATTTACAGTGGTTAACCCTTACTTGGTTCACGATCTAAAAGAGCGCGGCCTATGGGATTCGGTAATGGTTAACGACCTAAAATACTACGAAGGGTCTTTGCAAAAAATTGATCGCATACCAGAAGATTTAAAAGCGCTTTACTCAACGGCGTTTGAAGTTGAGCCGCGCTGGATTGTAGAAGCGGCAAGCCGTCGTCAAAAATGGATTGATCAGGCTCAAAGCTTGAACCTTTATATTGCTGGCGCAAACGGTAAAAAGCTCGACATCACCTATCGCATGGCGTGGTACAGCGGCCTTAAAACCACTTACTACTTGCGCGCACTGTCGGCGACAACTACAGAGAAATCCACAGTTACCTCTGGCACACTTAACGCAGTATCATCCGGTGGCGGCGCGAGCCAAAGCGCAGCTGCAGCAGCAGAACCTGCACCTGCAGCGGTTCCACTAGCTTGCTCTTTGGATGACCCAGATTGCGAAGCTTGCCAGTAA
- a CDS encoding ribonucleotide-diphosphate reductase subunit beta, with protein MLNWDDYQEEDTTSATAKEKTVAPEVAKASLDTLKAAPAVEEPPVNYEASKEPIPADAAEAIALAQKAIAEMDPTLGLEELEIGAERIEVDDKRMINCRADLNQLVPFKYDWAWQKYLDGCANHWMPQEVNMTADVATWKSPDGLSEDERRIIMRSLGYFSTADSLVANNLVLAIYRHITNPEARQYLLRQAFEEAIHTHAYQYCIESLGMDEGEVFNMYREVPSVAKKAAWSIAHTQGMSDPTFKTGTPEADQELLRNLIGFYVITEGIFFYCGFTQILSMGRRNKMTGVAEQFQYILRDESMHLNFGIDVINQIKLENPHLWTEEFQAETKQMILEGTELEIAYARDTMPRGVLGMNAAMMEEYLHFIANRRMAQLGLAEAYPGAKNPFPWMSEIMDLRKEKNFFETRVIEYQTGGALSWE; from the coding sequence ATGCTTAATTGGGACGATTATCAAGAAGAAGACACCACCAGCGCGACAGCGAAAGAAAAAACTGTTGCTCCCGAAGTAGCCAAGGCGAGCCTAGACACCTTAAAGGCTGCCCCAGCGGTTGAAGAGCCCCCTGTAAACTACGAAGCCTCCAAAGAGCCTATCCCTGCAGATGCTGCCGAAGCGATTGCTTTAGCACAAAAAGCGATTGCGGAAATGGACCCCACTCTAGGGCTAGAAGAATTGGAAATTGGCGCAGAGCGTATTGAAGTTGACGATAAACGTATGATCAACTGCCGCGCCGACTTAAACCAACTGGTACCTTTTAAATATGATTGGGCTTGGCAAAAATACCTAGATGGTTGTGCAAACCACTGGATGCCACAAGAAGTAAACATGACCGCAGACGTCGCCACATGGAAAAGCCCCGATGGCCTTTCTGAAGATGAGCGCCGTATTATTATGCGTTCACTGGGCTACTTCTCAACAGCTGACTCGCTTGTTGCAAACAACTTGGTATTAGCCATTTATCGCCACATTACCAACCCTGAAGCGCGTCAGTATTTGTTGCGCCAAGCGTTTGAAGAAGCCATTCACACCCACGCCTACCAATACTGTATTGAATCTTTAGGCATGGACGAAGGTGAAGTATTTAACATGTACCGCGAAGTACCTTCGGTAGCTAAAAAAGCCGCATGGAGCATTGCACACACACAAGGCATGAGCGACCCAACGTTTAAAACAGGTACTCCAGAAGCCGACCAAGAATTGTTGCGCAACCTGATTGGCTTCTACGTAATTACAGAAGGTATCTTTTTCTATTGTGGTTTTACCCAAATTTTATCTATGGGTCGTCGCAATAAAATGACTGGTGTTGCCGAGCAGTTCCAATACATTCTTCGCGACGAATCTATGCACCTTAACTTTGGTATTGATGTAATCAACCAAATTAAATTGGAAAACCCGCACCTTTGGACTGAAGAGTTCCAAGCGGAAACCAAGCAAATGATTCTGGAAGGCACCGAGCTAGAGATCGCTTACGCACGTGACACCATGCCACGCGGTGTACTCGGTATGAACGCTGCCATGATGGAAGAATACCTACACTTTATTGCCAACCGCCGCATGGCGCAATTGGGCCTAGCAGAAGCTTACCCCGGCGCGAAAAATCCATTCCCATGGATGAGCGAGATTATGGATTTACGCAAAGAGAAAAACTTCTTTGAAACTCGCGTAATTGAATACCAAACAGGTGGCGCGCTAAGCTGGGAGTAA
- a CDS encoding DUF6231 family protein: MEPIPATQTKPIDWTLITRLTIELGHKSVLVCTSEQSEQPPGDELPTIKTLTADTAQQHQHTEALVVVYDCIDTLSPANGQMLLGHLKNLISPNILVVTPTQSNWKLTDFIAMGFKAISSPLLKQNGYTGYYYDLCTYNHKRTWNNPKFWANPENFNKFRW; encoded by the coding sequence ATGGAGCCCATTCCTGCAACGCAAACCAAACCTATAGATTGGACTCTTATAACCCGCCTAACCATCGAATTAGGCCACAAGAGCGTGCTGGTTTGCACATCAGAGCAGAGCGAACAACCTCCAGGCGATGAACTGCCAACAATCAAAACCCTGACTGCCGATACCGCACAGCAGCATCAGCACACAGAAGCACTCGTAGTGGTTTACGACTGCATAGATACTCTATCGCCAGCAAACGGCCAAATGCTACTGGGGCACCTTAAAAACCTCATTTCCCCCAATATATTGGTAGTAACCCCCACACAGTCCAACTGGAAGCTCACCGACTTCATTGCCATGGGGTTTAAAGCCATTAGCAGCCCCCTGCTCAAACAAAACGGCTACACTGGTTATTACTACGATCTATGCACTTATAACCACAAACGCACTTGGAATAATCCCAAATTTTGGGCAAACCCTGAAAACTTCAATAAATTTCGATGGTAA
- a CDS encoding GGDEF domain-containing response regulator — MTKILVVDDVEDNIVLLTFDLEDDGFDVEPARSGQECLDKVAAEKPDMILLDIRMPGLSGLETLEILKSDEATRMIPVIMVSATTGDQSIIRALDLGAHDFVSKPIEYPVLAARMRSALRLIQAKRDLEKANKELERLATRDPLTGINNRRSFFKLAEAELTKTIRHGRDIALLMLDADHFKMINDTYGHAAGDEALLTITEICQNACRESDILARLGGEEFAICCPDTNLEGAYAVAERIRQQCENTVIEHNSASFGITLSIGITTFVPSQDKSITEMLQRADNLLYQAKEMGRNRSIAC, encoded by the coding sequence ATGACGAAAATACTTGTCGTAGACGACGTAGAAGACAACATAGTATTGCTCACTTTCGACTTGGAAGACGACGGCTTTGACGTCGAACCTGCTCGCTCCGGGCAGGAGTGCCTAGATAAGGTAGCGGCTGAAAAGCCAGATATGATTCTGTTAGACATTCGCATGCCCGGCCTGAGCGGCTTAGAAACATTAGAGATCCTTAAATCTGACGAAGCCACGCGAATGATCCCAGTAATAATGGTATCCGCAACCACTGGCGACCAAAGCATCATCCGCGCGCTCGATCTAGGCGCCCACGATTTTGTAAGCAAACCTATCGAATACCCTGTGCTCGCCGCGCGCATGCGCAGTGCACTTCGCCTTATACAAGCCAAACGCGACCTGGAAAAAGCAAACAAGGAGCTTGAACGCTTAGCAACTAGGGACCCACTCACAGGCATTAATAACAGGCGCAGCTTTTTTAAACTGGCAGAAGCAGAGCTAACCAAAACAATTCGACATGGTCGCGATATCGCCTTGCTCATGTTAGATGCCGACCATTTCAAGATGATCAATGACACCTACGGCCATGCCGCAGGCGACGAAGCATTGCTCACCATCACCGAAATTTGCCAAAACGCCTGCCGTGAATCCGATATTCTCGCCCGCCTAGGTGGTGAAGAGTTTGCCATTTGCTGCCCCGATACCAATCTAGAGGGGGCATACGCCGTAGCAGAGCGTATTCGTCAACAATGCGAAAATACAGTTATTGAGCACAATTCTGCATCGTTTGGCATCACTCTAAGTATTGGCATAACCACCTTTGTACCCAGTCAAGACAAATCGATAACCGAGATGCTACAACGCGCCGACAACCTTTTGTACCAAGCCAAAGAAATGGGGCGCAACCGCTCTATTGCCTGCTAA
- a CDS encoding DUF2878 domain-containing protein: MSFFNKGKGWFSDPLFLKSAANAALFQAGWWICILGPIEAAIGFTAVYLFAHAKWLLPNTVWQHVVRIVVIGCAMDSFIAFTGILNFGEQRQVIPLWLVCIWVMFAPCFFLSLRFLSKLPLVAAASGAIGGALAYFGGAAIRPDVQLGEPILHSVLILAIVWALFLPLVFAYVNRDGVLAVKGHS, from the coding sequence ATGAGTTTTTTCAATAAGGGTAAGGGCTGGTTTTCTGACCCGTTGTTTCTAAAAAGTGCCGCGAACGCAGCCTTGTTTCAAGCTGGCTGGTGGATTTGCATTCTAGGGCCAATTGAAGCTGCTATAGGCTTTACTGCAGTGTATCTATTTGCCCACGCTAAGTGGTTATTACCAAACACTGTTTGGCAGCATGTAGTGCGTATTGTTGTTATAGGCTGTGCGATGGATAGCTTTATTGCATTCACCGGTATTTTAAATTTTGGTGAGCAAAGGCAGGTTATTCCCTTATGGCTTGTTTGTATTTGGGTAATGTTCGCCCCTTGTTTCTTTTTAAGTTTGCGCTTTTTAAGTAAGTTGCCTTTAGTGGCAGCTGCGTCGGGTGCAATAGGTGGCGCTTTGGCGTATTTCGGCGGGGCTGCTATTCGCCCAGATGTGCAATTAGGTGAACCTATTTTGCATTCGGTACTTATACTGGCAATTGTTTGGGCATTGTTTTTACCCTTAGTTTTTGCTTATGTAAACAGAGATGGTGTGCTAGCTGTAAAGGGGCATTCTTAA
- a CDS encoding SAM-dependent methyltransferase: MSKTKREDNVQVAAPTLLDGLAKKIVLTLLKQMSVGHLTVEDGGEVFSFGEPQTKANVVAHINIKHASVYRKVLFAGTIGSAEAYMAGHWTTPDLTMVVRVMVLNQAMLQNMDSKWSAAYKYVASKVDRLRKNTKVGSKKNIAAHYDLSNEFFSLFLDSSMMYSSAIYKTPSTSLEEAAEFKLDHICKQLNLQPTDHLLEIGTGWGGMAIYAAKHYGCKVTTTTISEQQYLYAKQAIEKAGLENKVTLLQKDYRDLDGQFDKLVSIEMIEAVGYDFYTQYFAKCSSLLKPDGLMLIQAITTTDQRYHREKDNIDFIRKYIFPGGCLPSNAVIAEHVANDTDMHLVQLHDITLDYAKTLADWRSAFSKKLDSVVDLGFDEYFIKMWEFYLCYCEGGFKERVINTSQFVFAKPMCRALPRPA; the protein is encoded by the coding sequence ATGAGTAAAACAAAGCGAGAAGATAACGTGCAAGTGGCTGCGCCGACTTTGCTCGATGGTTTGGCTAAAAAAATAGTTTTAACCTTGCTTAAACAAATGAGCGTTGGCCACCTAACGGTGGAAGATGGCGGTGAAGTGTTTAGTTTTGGCGAGCCGCAAACTAAAGCAAACGTTGTGGCCCATATTAATATTAAGCATGCCAGCGTTTACAGAAAGGTATTGTTTGCAGGCACAATTGGCTCTGCAGAGGCTTACATGGCTGGCCATTGGACAACGCCAGACCTAACCATGGTGGTGCGGGTAATGGTGTTGAACCAAGCCATGCTGCAAAACATGGATTCGAAATGGAGTGCAGCGTATAAGTATGTGGCGAGCAAGGTTGACCGGTTGCGTAAAAATACCAAAGTGGGTTCGAAGAAAAATATTGCCGCGCACTATGATTTGAGTAATGAGTTCTTTAGTTTGTTTTTAGATTCTTCCATGATGTATTCATCGGCCATTTATAAAACGCCATCAACAAGTTTAGAAGAAGCTGCCGAATTCAAGCTCGATCATATATGTAAACAACTAAACCTTCAGCCCACAGACCATTTGTTAGAAATAGGTACGGGTTGGGGAGGCATGGCTATTTATGCAGCTAAACACTATGGTTGCAAAGTAACAACTACCACAATTTCTGAACAGCAATACCTCTATGCCAAGCAAGCGATTGAAAAGGCCGGCTTAGAAAACAAAGTTACCCTGCTGCAAAAGGATTACCGAGACCTTGACGGGCAGTTCGATAAACTAGTTTCTATAGAGATGATAGAAGCCGTTGGCTACGATTTTTACACACAATACTTTGCCAAGTGCAGCAGCTTATTAAAGCCAGATGGCTTAATGCTTATACAGGCTATTACTACCACCGATCAACGCTACCACCGAGAAAAAGACAATATCGACTTTATTCGAAAATATATTTTCCCTGGTGGTTGTTTGCCCTCTAATGCCGTGATTGCCGAGCATGTGGCTAACGACACCGATATGCACTTGGTGCAGCTGCATGATATAACCTTGGATTATGCTAAAACGTTAGCCGATTGGCGCAGCGCGTTTAGCAAAAAGCTAGACAGCGTGGTTGATTTGGGATTTGACGAATACTTTATAAAAATGTGGGAGTTTTACCTGTGCTACTGTGAAGGCGGGTTTAAAGAGCGAGTAATAAACACCTCGCAATTTGTGTTTGCCAAGCCAATGTGTAGAGCATTACCTCGCCCAGCCTAG
- a CDS encoding DUF1365 domain-containing protein, with translation MRDLHSAIYTGSVFHKRTSPKLHMFKYNVFMVYLDLNELDEFFSLSRWWSHINWALARFKRSDFHGDKKQSLQSAVKHTVEQQLGFKPAGPVRMLANLRYFGYIMNPLVVYYCFDKQGENLEAIVAEVNNTPWNEKHPYVLDCRKSALTIADTTADEAKRHAHQFEKAFTVSPFNPVNMTYQWQSSVPAKQLSVHIQNILAGQQVFEASLMLTREEATARNLRKCLIQYPFFTVKVITAIYWQALKLFVKGVPFLGKNAMYQGNTTLKSEISQKVK, from the coding sequence ATGCGCGATTTGCACAGCGCCATATATACGGGTAGCGTTTTTCATAAACGTACTAGCCCCAAACTGCACATGTTTAAGTACAACGTCTTTATGGTGTACTTAGATTTGAATGAATTAGATGAATTTTTTTCGCTAAGTCGTTGGTGGTCACATATAAATTGGGCGTTAGCGCGTTTTAAACGGTCAGATTTTCACGGCGATAAAAAGCAATCGTTACAAAGTGCAGTTAAGCATACTGTGGAACAACAATTAGGCTTTAAGCCTGCAGGCCCAGTAAGAATGCTCGCTAATTTGCGTTACTTTGGCTACATCATGAACCCGCTAGTGGTTTACTACTGCTTTGATAAACAAGGTGAAAATCTGGAAGCGATTGTAGCCGAGGTAAATAACACCCCGTGGAATGAAAAACATCCCTACGTTTTAGATTGTCGTAAAAGCGCATTAACAATAGCAGATACAACAGCTGATGAAGCCAAGCGGCATGCTCATCAGTTTGAAAAAGCCTTTACTGTATCGCCTTTTAACCCTGTAAATATGACTTATCAGTGGCAATCTAGCGTACCTGCCAAGCAATTAAGTGTTCATATTCAAAACATATTAGCCGGCCAGCAGGTATTTGAAGCATCACTTATGCTTACGCGCGAAGAGGCCACAGCAAGAAATTTGCGCAAGTGTTTAATCCAGTACCCTTTTTTTACCGTAAAGGTAATAACCGCTATTTATTGGCAGGCACTAAAATTGTTTGTTAAGGGTGTGCCATTTCTTGGTAAGAACGCTATGTATCAAGGTAACACCACTTTAAAGAGTGAAATAAGCCAAAAAGTAAAGTAA
- a CDS encoding NAD(P)/FAD-dependent oxidoreductase: MKVAIIGSGISGLTAAYLLNKQHDITLFEKEARLGGHTATIDFSLDGKDYAIDTGFIVFNDNTYPNFIKLLGQLGVSYSPTSMGFSVSCPKTGLEYAGNNLNTLFAQRRRLFDLSFWCMLKDIIRFNKQAQYDYANDNIPADLTLGEYLAINKYSDKFAHYYLVPMGAAIWSASFAAMKQFPVVFFVKFFFNHGLLDITNRPQWRVITGGSKSYIAPLTKSFEDKIVTRAHITQVKRLTNGVNIQFDDGRIEHFDQVVFATHSDQALALLADASDKEQEILGDIPYQTNSVVLHFDESMLPKSKRTWSSWNYLLKESINTDGDSEQLPVLTYNMNILQGIKSEKTFCVTLNAEQDIAKEKIVGRYYYAHPQFSRKAIQAQMRWDEINGVNNTWFCGAYWANGFHEDGVVSALRVAERFGEFL; encoded by the coding sequence ATGAAGGTAGCAATTATTGGCAGCGGTATTTCTGGTTTAACAGCTGCATACCTATTAAATAAGCAGCACGATATAACCCTTTTTGAAAAAGAGGCCAGGTTGGGTGGCCATACTGCAACCATAGACTTTAGCTTAGATGGTAAAGACTACGCTATAGATACTGGCTTTATTGTATTTAATGATAATACCTACCCCAATTTTATAAAACTATTGGGGCAGTTGGGGGTGAGCTATAGCCCTACGTCAATGGGGTTTAGTGTTAGCTGCCCTAAAACAGGGTTGGAATACGCAGGCAATAATCTCAATACACTTTTTGCGCAACGTAGACGATTATTCGATTTGTCGTTTTGGTGCATGCTAAAAGACATAATACGCTTTAATAAGCAGGCGCAATATGATTATGCGAATGACAATATTCCCGCTGATTTAACTCTGGGTGAATATTTGGCCATTAATAAATATTCCGATAAATTTGCCCATTATTATTTGGTGCCTATGGGGGCTGCAATTTGGTCTGCCTCGTTTGCGGCAATGAAGCAATTCCCTGTGGTGTTTTTTGTTAAGTTCTTCTTTAACCATGGGTTGTTGGATATTACAAATCGGCCGCAATGGCGGGTAATTACAGGGGGCTCTAAATCTTATATTGCTCCGCTCACCAAAAGCTTTGAAGATAAAATTGTAACGCGAGCACATATTACGCAAGTTAAACGGTTAACGAATGGTGTGAATATCCAGTTTGACGATGGTCGTATAGAGCATTTTGATCAAGTGGTGTTTGCTACTCATTCCGATCAAGCGTTGGCACTGCTGGCAGATGCGAGCGACAAAGAACAAGAAATTCTGGGGGATATTCCCTATCAAACCAACAGCGTAGTGCTACATTTTGACGAGTCCATGCTGCCTAAAAGCAAGCGCACTTGGTCGAGTTGGAATTATTTACTTAAAGAATCAATCAATACCGATGGCGATTCTGAGCAGCTGCCCGTACTTACTTACAATATGAATATATTGCAAGGTATAAAATCGGAAAAAACCTTTTGTGTAACGCTTAATGCCGAGCAAGATATAGCCAAAGAAAAAATTGTTGGCCGCTATTACTACGCTCATCCGCAGTTTAGCCGCAAGGCTATACAGGCTCAAATGCGTTGGGATGAAATAAACGGGGTGAATAATACTTGGTTTTGTGGCGCTTATTGGGCCAACGGGTTTCATGAGGATGGTGTGGTTAGCGCTCTGCGCGTTGCCGAACGTTTTGGTGAGTTTTTGTAA
- a CDS encoding SDR family NAD(P)-dependent oxidoreductase, with translation MKTSSGLTISNATVWVTGASSGIGKALVHQLAQANNFIIISGRNEASLSALAASAQGNIVALPFDVADASSHAMVKARLGALTDHIDIAILSAGTCEYDDGPTLDENMYKRVMDTNFFGAVNTVRLALPFLQSATKNKVRRPKIVAVSSMACMAAFPRAEAYGASKAALEYFIQSLAVDLKSQKIDVAIVRPGFVDTPLTRKNDFDMPWLMAPEEAANRILRNLKKNKLFIHFPWPMAMLLGVAKLFPSLWLHYIAPKLTKKEAF, from the coding sequence ATGAAAACTTCATCTGGCTTAACGATTTCGAACGCTACCGTCTGGGTGACTGGGGCAAGCTCTGGTATTGGCAAAGCATTGGTGCATCAGCTAGCACAGGCTAATAATTTTATTATTATCAGCGGTCGCAACGAAGCATCGCTATCGGCATTAGCCGCTAGCGCCCAAGGCAATATAGTCGCGTTACCATTTGATGTTGCCGATGCAAGTAGTCACGCCATGGTGAAGGCGCGCCTAGGAGCATTAACCGACCATATAGATATAGCAATTTTGTCTGCCGGTACTTGCGAATATGACGATGGCCCCACCTTAGATGAAAATATGTATAAGCGAGTAATGGATACAAATTTTTTTGGGGCAGTAAATACCGTTCGGCTAGCGTTACCTTTTTTGCAAAGTGCCACTAAAAATAAAGTGCGACGACCTAAAATAGTCGCGGTAAGTAGCATGGCGTGCATGGCTGCTTTCCCACGTGCGGAAGCCTATGGTGCCTCCAAAGCTGCATTGGAATATTTTATTCAGTCGTTAGCGGTAGATTTAAAAAGCCAGAAAATAGACGTGGCTATTGTGCGCCCAGGCTTTGTAGACACCCCGTTAACACGAAAAAATGATTTTGATATGCCGTGGTTGATGGCGCCCGAAGAAGCCGCCAATAGAATATTACGCAATTTGAAAAAGAATAAGCTCTTTATACATTTTCCGTGGCCAATGGCTATGCTTTTAGGTGTAGCAAAGTTATTCCCTAGTTTGTGGCTGCATTACATCGCCCCCAAATTAACCAAGAAAGAGGCGTTTTAA
- a CDS encoding nuclear transport factor 2 family protein — MKKLVDNIIQLYCEFDHANLDALGDIYHRNIVFVDPVHRLKGLDDLVSYFKSTMQGTSECVFSFSSPIVDGTNACLEWQMHYRHPKLKGGDRLTLDGVSRVQIAGEQGADMRIIYQRDYYDLGAMLYEHIPVLGRVVGSLKNRLAVQ, encoded by the coding sequence ATGAAAAAGCTCGTTGACAACATTATCCAGCTCTATTGCGAGTTCGATCATGCCAACCTTGACGCTCTTGGCGATATCTATCATCGGAATATTGTTTTTGTAGACCCGGTTCATCGCCTTAAGGGCCTAGATGACCTTGTGAGCTATTTTAAATCCACCATGCAAGGCACCAGTGAGTGTGTCTTTAGTTTTAGCAGCCCCATTGTAGATGGCACCAATGCTTGCCTTGAGTGGCAAATGCACTACCGCCACCCAAAGCTGAAAGGTGGCGATAGGTTAACGCTCGATGGCGTTTCTCGGGTGCAGATAGCCGGTGAGCAGGGGGCGGATATGCGAATTATTTACCAGCGTGACTATTACGATTTAGGGGCAATGTTGTACGAGCATATCCCTGTGCTTGGGCGTGTTGTTGGTTCGCTTAAAAATCGCTTAGCTGTGCAGTAA